The genomic window TTTCGAAGGTAcacaattttactataatattaatcattacaatattgtcatcagaaacgataataattcagtatctaggtacctatttcagttacataaaaatgaaatacatcaaatacttaggtacctacctatataaaaaatgctaCAAGTTATAGAAATGGTCACGTTGACCCCCTTCCCACCAGTTGAAGACGTTCCTGAACTCTAATTACCACAATAACTTGAGTTTACCTAACTACTAATAagtcattgcataaaataatattattatatgaataaaaactattgtaatttttactgtCCACATAACTAtactctaataaattataatagttttattataacttgtacTAATGATGTAGGTAGTAATTgaacaaaagttaaaaactattatgaaaatgaaaatgaaaatacctagtttgttaattattagttattacttattagtattcatgtataataataataatttttattacagacgtatataaaaactacatCTAATCGcatacatgtatttaaatttcagatAGAAAATGGTTAGCACATTTTATAACTGGATGCAAGTATAATTTGCAAAGATCAAAACAAGTTATTGAATCATATTTCGTAGCGCGAGCAGAATTTCCAGAATTTTTTGGCTCTTTTAATAGAGAACAGCTAAAAGAAGCTACTAAACAAGGGtaactactaaattattacacattacttcttatcatattatacttacatcacaatgaattataatatttaaaattattaatataaataccataataagccattttacctacctattggttaaaattttaaattagaacgCATATTCATGcatatctaaattctaaacgAAGACcacaacattaatatttaattaatcataattcatatagtaaatacctacctaactaatagaagttttaaattatgtaactatTAGGGAGTTATTTTTcagtacttaattataataggttcACGTATAGACTTgccttaattttttaaattggagGTGCAcaatatttaggtaggtacatacaatatacatgtaaaaattaaatccgaattatttaatattattcatcataCTACGGAAACCTAATGATACGACAATTCCTAATggttattaacaaatttttttttttttattaagaataaggCTTCGATAACTGGATCATTAGCCTGCTAAGTTTTACATAAGattagttttatacatttttttttttttaaagtaacaaaaattatttttatacgttcttaataattattaaatagtaggtaAGCAGCTGACTAAATTCTAGACCCTCCCTcggttcaaatttaacattttgttacCACTTAAACTTTatacaaattgaataatatacctaagtcaattatttgttttatttaaaaactagatTAGATTCGTATACTGAATTCAGCACTGgttctataggtatatacctacctatctatgaatgataataattacctaacgTTTTACACTTTTACAGATCAGTATGTTTGTTCCCAAAATTGACTCCAGAGGGTAACCGAATTTTCTGTACCACGACCCGACCGTCGTCGGACGATGACGATTATGATGTCATGCTGTTTTGTCAAGTATCCATCGCTATTCTAGATTTGCAACTCAAATTGGAGCCCATGTATGGCAACATTATCCTTTACGACTTGAAGCATGTCCGATTAGCTCAATTCATGGCCTTCACACCCACCTTAACAAAAAACCTGTTGAGATGTTGCATAGTGagtgtatttactataatacactatactatattggatattatttttagtaaccaACATGATtagatatacaaataatagatAAGTATAGAGAGATACCTAGTAAAGATTTTTACcagacactttttttttaatattcggAAATTTACCGTTAAAAATATGACCAGAGCCCAACTTATAAGGAGGACTAGGGGGGCTGCAGCCCCGGGCCCctgttgatatttaattattaaagtggCACTTGtgaaattttatgatattcacCAAGAACAATCAAACTCATTCATCGTTAGTCTATTTGCTGAAAGGGAAATAACTAACACACACGATTTTTCAGATCTAATTCAAAAGTTTAGTGAACTCTAATCTAGAAAAAAACCGTTGTCTTAAATTCTAAATCgtgtaaattgttttattatttacattgactatgttgaaaaatgaattaccACTTTGACTTTGTGCACAATGTACATGATGTATATCAgtaaacatttgtttaaattaaaagctaTATCTACACTtctttacttatattaatattttttatttcatcgttttatttatattaggtaatcatcattaaataattacttatagactcatggtataatttatttataattttataaaataaatttaatataaaaatccatAAAGCAAAAAGACTgcatgtataatttaagttggtaatttagaatttagaatttagataataattaattttggggCTCCATCAAAAACTAGATCCGAGCCCCAAAATTTATAAGTTGGGCTCTGAATATGACAATAGTGTTGTGACCTACCTGAGAGCTGAGTTCCTTGGTAgtttagcatattatttaaagttgaaaaatattttcaatttcaactgTCTATAAGCGAGTATGTGACCCAGTCAAACATATTTGGAATAAAATTATCGACCAACTTTTAATTGACACGACACTAAGGAACGGTAAGCACTATAGCCACtaagtacaattttatcaaacattttttaattcagcatacaaaaacacataatttgtaaatgaaaaaatgtgtcTAGTGAAGTAGGTTTGATTTATGCCTAAATTAGACTACCTAGgttatattttaggttatatATCTGTATTCGTATTTCGTATAGATAATAgtgtaatgatttttttctaagatTATATACGTAGGAATAGTAACGTCTAATGGgttgagtttaaaatatttaaataaggtCAGTCATcttgcaataaaataatttatacgactatataggtaatagtaatataggtatatataatatatttatgttttatatcataaacaaggagttaaatttattaattattattaaacaggaTTATTTTCCGTTTACAGGATTCGTTCCCGCTGCGAGTAAAAACTGTCCACTACATAAACCCACCTAAGTTCATGAGCCGCCTCATTACGTTCTTCAAGCTATTTGTGTCAAACAAAATAAGAGACAGAGTAAGTTTGGacaactataatagtatattattgaaatactaGTGAATCAAAAATGTCTGCAAAGCAACTAAATTCATCCTAGCGTATATAACCACTCTCACCACAAGtacttagtaggtacctaccaccTACGTAAATAGGTCGTAAGACGTAAATAGGTTTACCTATAGTTATACTTAGTGCCGGCGAAAGGGGTTGTGACCTGTGCGATCGCACAGGGCAGCAATttgtttttggaattttaggGGCggcattgtttataaataataatatatggcaCAGGGCAGCGAAAAACCTAGCGTAAAAATAGTAAAGTTTGCTTATGCCAATTTACCATTGTTTGTTAATATTCTTCACAAAAATttccaaaacataaaatattcttaccacctttattatacaaatagttaaattatcaaaatgtttatcatCCCTATACTGCaacatacacataataaacaaattaagatCTTAATTCGTgatgttacctatatattatataggtatatatataatatcattgtctatttgttatatagatatttgtaCATGATTCACTAGAAGATTTGTACCAATACATCCCAAAAGACGTATTGCCAGACATATACGGAGGTACCGGTGGAAATCTCGAAAAATATGAAGGTGAGATATACCAAattgtaatatgtacataaaatgcTGTGTTGGCAGTAATTACCTATGTATCGACTAttgagtaatataatataggttcacagatcatacaattatattattttatatattcgaGTAGTAGAAATTCTTATCcatattgttattcaaaaatgatttttatccTTGCAGAAGATATGTTGGAACTTTTGATGGCTAACAAAGAATGGCTGGAAGCACGACCAAAGGCCGACTTGTCAAGACGACCAGAACATACAAAAACAGATGAATTGGATATGAATGGtacattcaaaaaattacagatagattaaaatatcttgGTTTGGAAAAGAATCTAtagtgattattaatattattagtaatttattataaatatacactgttgtctttatttttaatgttacgtggacaaaaatcatatttaaaatcaaataaactatatagaaatatgtgataaataaaattgttgcacaataatgtataaaataaatatttaatgtctacataaaaaaaaaatgtcttttcaaattataatggtaCCTACTAATGGTActttcaaaagtaaaataatgtgaaaTTGTCTATCACTAGTAATTTGGTAATTTCTAAGCTGATGATACAATATCAATTCTATCACAAAATGAGATAGAATGGATCTAGAATCATTCTgtacacttttattatttattatatttatgaatttattatgaaataaaatcaaaatatgattGACATTGAGTTAAACACaagtgttattaaattattacacagtagatttaaatcaaatgtttagtctattaataaatattaaaagtggacacaacaatattaatttatattcaacaaataatttgtcaaaatatttattagttataccaaaaaaaaaaaaaacaactataatattaaatatttgcaacaaataaatgatatgtttatgaaaaaaaaagaaaatataatagccaTGTTTTCTAATTATATTGGAAAggaacattaattaaaatatttaaaaattaaaatagatagtataaaaataatacataaaatgtgaTACGCAAAAACAGCATAGCCAGTATACAATCAATATACTCTTAAGTTTCCTGCAAAAAATACTATAGTGTGTAGtactttttagaaattaatacttaaattaaacttccataattttcttctttatttgaattattatttggttgcttattttcattatttgttgtttCATAACTGTTAGATTCACTTTTCCCATTCACAGATTTATTActgtaaacaattaaataagcGAATTagtatcattaaaaaacacagagtaaaaatttattttcaatacattcaACAAAACagcaaataaaacattaccaACACCCAATGTctctacataaataattaaatcaattttaatattaatgtagtaaaaaataatatagagctTTGCATCCAAATTTACtatgaaaatttgaataacatattttaattaacaaataagaagttttaaataggtaattaagtggaatttttaataatgctaacataaaatttataaatgatacttgaacaaataaatcttataagtTGCTATGTTAATTACTGTATATGCAATTATTGACTTGttgaacaaatatattttgtcaacttattagtttaataagttACCTTTCGGtttcaataagtttatttCTTCTGTAAGCAAATCGCCTACGCAACGACGGTGGTGTATCAATGGCAAAAGGACTATACATCTTGGTCGGCGTTCTGCCCAACAAACACTTGGACCGTGTTCTAGGTGTGTTAGGAGTCAGAGGCGACTCATCCAATTTGAAACGACGTCTAGTCGTCGGTCGTAATttctgaaacaaaataaaatttgttagttTGATCAACAAGTGgtagtaataatagtttgtGTAGTATAACAACGAGTACAACAAGCAGATTAAGTGAGTCATCTAGTACTcaaccaattaataataatgaataaaaacaaaagactgtaaaactacattattttaaataaattaaaatgaaatattatattataagttccaataacaatatcactcaaatattttaaatccccgaatataaaattattgtgttgaTTGGTATGAAGGTGTTTGGACTCTGATAgcaaaaaagtaataactgaCTCAGAGCTCCACAAAGTGCAAGACCAATATTGAACTGACGCCAGAAGCATATGGCAGTATAATAATGgtctatagttattattaataatattatcaatacctAAAACATCATTAAATAAGTCTTTGTTTTGTATGTTTAACACGTTGACTGCCATACGACCGTCGATGGTCATACAATAGGTATTTGTTATACTCCAggcatatttttcaatgtctttcaaatttgtatatactatgtatttgaaaaaaaactttaaaaaaaatgtactatatCAAAAGTTATGATTCCCGCTTTACCACGGTCCTTTTTTTAGTGGATTACTGTAGCGCCAtagaacatttaataattaatttaaatcaaattcagAAATGGTCACCAGCGGtcacaaatgtataaaatttgagAATTACAGATGATTGCCTGTGGTTATATGGTAGTCAATGTGTTAGtgttaagataaaattataataaaataataattgatctacgagcaatatttttttttaatatttgtatcccATTGCGGCATATAGCGATTACTTTTCCTATGATAAAGGATAGTAAGGTTTTTGACAACTAGGGttggaagtttttttttattaaaaaaaaaccgttctcattttaattaaaataaaaaaaccaactaTGGggaatacttaaatttaattaaaacagagaaattttcatatttgtataggtaatgtaaaatatgtaagttgtaaatgattgtaaaaaattgCCTGAATCTGAATTGACGAATCACCTTGCAGGTATTGCTAtacataaacttttttaattttacatgttttaataacaatcattttttatgaacgGTATTCGATACGGCCAACCCGAACAATGGCATTTAAAACACCAACAAAAACATAACCATCGTACGTCAAACTACCCACGACATACCTGTGCGGCCACTTTGAATCCGGTTCTGAGTTTGTTCATCGACCTAAACACCGAGCTCACGCTACGCCTCAGCGTGTCGCGCTTCTTGGTCACCGTGTTGACGGCCACCTGCCATACTTGCGAGTTGCAGTTCCGCGCCCGAGGGCTGTTCCGTACCGACTTCCTAGTCAACGAGTACGGACACTCTTCGTCGAACCTGTCGCGTATCTGCCGCTGGATGTCGGACTCGACGATGCACTCGGTGAGCGATCCTGGTTCGCAACACTCGTCGTTGCCGATGAAACTCAACCGACGGCGCATCATGACTGCAGAaatctgtgtgtgtgtgtgtgtgacgaTTTCGGAACACCGGACGGAATCCTCCTGAACGATCGCGTcggaaatggaaaaaaaaaaaagaatttattcGGAACCGCGAGATCCGAAAGCGGACGCGAGACCAGTAACAAACGAGAGTACCTACAGAAAACACAATAGGTCACGGCAAACCGGTGTTCGGAGCGCGTGTTCTGGTAATTGTCAGTTACTGTCGCTCGGTAATCGGATGTCGAAGTGGCTCCTCCAGTCGACGCCCTCGATTAAACAGATACGGAGCTCCAGTACACAACAATAGTATGAGTAGCGACTCGTGCGGCGGTCGTTAACcgttaaaattcaaaacaatccAATGCGGCGTCGTAGGCGTGTGTATGACAATAGATAACTGTGTGATCGTGTTTTTATGGTTACCGGTCCCGTCCTTAATCACTCCGCGGACGAAACGAAAACATTCTTATCGTCGtttgataacaataatgtttttggtttttatcatCGTAGGGCAATGAACATCGGATAggtagatattaataattaatattatgtatacacagCGTTTGAGTAGTAGAGTTAAAGACGTGATTCAGCAGTGACTATTGAACGAGAAAAGTGAAATGTAAGAAATTTGCTCAATAGGTACGCTAATTGCACAGTTCGATTTTAATCGTTTCGTTTcgaaactattataatatattaacacgtCGGTCGGCCAAGTACCAATTGTTGGCCGTCATAATGTTTACTAGAGCGAAGGTCGATGATATTTGTACTACAAAACGACACATTCGGCATACTACTTAGTAGACAAACAAGACCAGAGAATCTCGAGACTATGATAACTTAGCTTATCATACATATTGGTgagtatatcatattttatgttacataataaatgatacatattatttaagtttattaatgtttttatgacCATACTGTAATTGCATCATATAATctacttcataatattatagtctatttTACCTAGAAGAAATTATTGTTGAATGAAATAAgctttagtattttattcattatgacTCTACCAAACCAGcagcaattttatttatttgtttatttaaaaatatatcagatTATGAATCGggtaaatgtacaaaaatattgattttgcaCTGCTATGACTGAGCTACTtcttatgtacatttttgattaataactacagtaaattgttattattatcatttaaatcttaaaattatttttatttactaacagaatttaaacattgttcttataactattaaatatacatacatatacatacacacatatatatataatattatttatctatttaccATTCATGTATACTTTgagtcaaaatatattttataaaataaaacataaatgatagttatataaactattatgtttaattttttacttctaaATCCATAATTCTAATCATATTTAGCtagattattagtttattgacATTCTAAATTtcttgttttatgttttacagttgcttttattatttgtaatgtaaaatattacatttgtttttagttatgAAATAACTTTTTGTACCTTCATTAAGAATGATCCtacttttagaaatattaggCATTACACAATGTAATACTTCATTTTGTTATAGGTAATCTCCTTGGAGCAGTATTGATCTACATTGAAAATCTAGAATAACGtcgtatcaaaaattataatttgttacaaaaaGCATAAATTAGgtaagtaaaacaattttattaaattactatttctaaatatattatacctataatatttgtataaaaataaataatccaaaagtTTGTGCaagtttttaaagtaataatgcacaaaataatcatatgaCGCCTAGTACTACCTAGtactaattgaatattttaatgattttaataattctaattttatctttgtttaatagaaattagtttgacaactataattttaagtaaaatcataaatgttcCTTAGGGtcttacctaatattttttgtattaaaattaattttaatgtgtaatGCGAATAGAGTAATtggaggtttttttttttttgtgttatttaagaAAGTtcttaataaagaaaatgaaaaaatacccATCTTGTACATTtactataatcatatatttataaagtacactaatattatttttaagaaataatatactattttggttaatattaggaatcaattttaattctattatcttttaatatagaaataaaatgacGCTGTTCTACAAAAATCTTGGGGTGCCATGCAAATGCATCATATCATCTATGAAAAGTGATGCTGTATTAATTCGCAAGTTATCACGGTATGTTACTCGATACCAAACTCACGAGATATGTATtgcaaaaaatcaattatggcCAATTCGATGTTTTTCTTCCATTAATGATGACAACggtgataatataaaaccaaaaccAGAAGAAAAAGACCCATTGTTGAAAAGTGTCCCAGTTAAAACTGTGTTAGATAAAGTAagctttgaaaaaaatgttgataaagtCCAAAGACCTGAAAAATCTGTtgatagaaattatattactgcTCGTCGTGCAATGACCGAGTTCATGTTGAAATCAACTGATCTAGAAGGGCTTAAAACTATCAAACGGAGATCTCCTTTTGATGACGAGCCcccaataaatgtttattggcGGAAAGATGTTGTAGCCAAAGCATCTGAAGTTTGGGGATCTCAGGAAGGTTTGGTGACTCAACTAATTAAAAGAGAAattgagagaaaaaaaaaacaacaaacaatGTTCACTATTAAAGCACATAGAAGAAATAACCGTCGACAGactctaaataaaaatgatctcAAAACACAAAAGTCATCAGGACTATTTGGTGATTCTGGCCGTGTTGTCTTGACAGCAGTTTTCATAAACggtatgaatacaattttcaaaggTTTGGCTTGGTTTTATACTGGAAGTCACAGCATGTTTTCAGAGTGTATACATTCAATGGCTGATACAATTAATCAAGTCATTCTTGCatttggtatttataaatcgGTACAAATAGCAGATTCGTATCATCCATATGGATATTCAAACATGAAATATGTTGCTTCTTTAATATCTGGAGTAGGAATCTTCTGTATTGGCTCTGGACTTTCTATTTACCACGGTGTAACAGGACTTATTCATGCTGAACCATTAGATTCTCTATTTTGGGCATATTTTGTGCTTGGTGGCTCATTTATATCTGAAGGAGCAACATTAGCAGTtgctatcaataatattaaaaaatgttccaaAGAATCCAATATTTCTTTCTTACAATATGTTTTACGAGGTCATGATCCTACTGtcaatgttgtattattagaAGATTGCGCTGCTGTATTATCTATTGGAGTTGCCGCTGTGTGTATGTCATTAACTTCGTACTTAAATACTCCTATACCAGATGCTGTGGGATCATTGCTAGTTGGTGGAATTTTAGGCACAGTTGCTTCcttcattatttatacaaacacaTCAGCTATAGTCGGCCGCTCTATTAGTctaacatatttaaacaaaatcaatgCTGAATTGGAGTCTGATGTTATGATAAGGGCTATTCACGATGTTAAAGGTATTGATATGGGAAACAGTTTGATTAGGTATAAAGCCGAGTTGGATTTTGATGGAAGAGAATTAGCTAAACAATACCTTGACAGACTCGATCCTGAAGCATTGATGGCAGAAGTGAAGGGTATTGAAAATGCAGATTGTGCTGAAGCATTCTTATTGAAACacagtgaaaatataattgatatgaTAGGTGGAGAGATTGATAGAATAGAATGGCAACTAAGATCAAAATTCCCTGAAATAAGACACTGTGACTTAGAAATACTTTAgacattttctttattttctttaactaATACACTAAGAACATATTATCAACTGCAGACTGTCGAAGCTTATGATCAAATAAGTTTTTGCATAACATGGGAAAATATGATCTTATTctacatgtttattttaaatttttattattagctataataaattaaaatgtatgcatatatttttttttataagttaataatgcTTACTGCATACCTAATTATTGAGTATGAGAACCGagaagaatttatttatattgaaaatgaacAATATGGTGATTAAAAGAATGATGCTGGTAATTTATGGTATTCAGCTTGGAGACATTTAGTCAGTGTCAAAAGCAAAacgattttacaaaatatatttctttaaattaatattgttagtattaaacagcttttaataatatgtcgaTCATATGTATTGtacttttttagatttatttttatccaaggccaattaaattttattttgtatcattCTGCAGCTAAACTGTGATTTGcttgcatatttataatataaatgttatcatctttaaaataaaatgttttattttaattaaacccgattatatagtgtaataacaaaaaatatacacaaaaaccTTTTCTTACCTATTTTGTGTACCTAtgttaactttattaattttaatattagacttagtttataataaatagtattacaaaaaataaaaatactaaatagtaaattagatCCGTTTTGTCTTATACCATTGAATAACATTTACTACTCCATAACAAATACTAATtc from Aphis gossypii isolate Hap1 chromosome 1, ASM2018417v2, whole genome shotgun sequence includes these protein-coding regions:
- the LOC114119510 gene encoding alpha-tocopherol transfer protein-like: MTYLIPPNETQIEHIKNEEFYQPLYKLEEDVTHLMEWLTKQPHLPNITDRKWLAHFITGCKYNLQRSKQVIESYFVARAEFPEFFGSFNREQLKEATKQGSVCLFPKLTPEGNRIFCTTTRPSSDDDDYDVMLFCQVSIAILDLQLKLEPMYGNIILYDLKHVRLAQFMAFTPTLTKNLLRCCIDSFPLRVKTVHYINPPKFMSRLITFFKLFVSNKIRDRIFVHDSLEDLYQYIPKDVLPDIYGGTGGNLEKYEEDMLELLMANKEWLEARPKADLSRRPEHTKTDELDMNGTFKKLQID
- the LOC114119474 gene encoding uncharacterized protein LOC114119474, which codes for MMRRRLSFIGNDECCEPGSLTECIVESDIQRQIRDRFDEECPYSLTRKSVRNSPRARNCNSQVWQVAVNTVTKKRDTLRRSVSSVFRSMNKLRTGFKVAAQKLRPTTRRRFKLDESPLTPNTPRTRSKCLLGRTPTKMYSPFAIDTPPSLRRRFAYRRNKLIETESNKSVNGKSESNSYETTNNENKQPNNNSNKEENYGSLI
- the LOC114119473 gene encoding zinc transporter 9, with translation MTLFYKNLGVPCKCIISSMKSDAVLIRKLSRYVTRYQTHEICIAKNQLWPIRCFSSINDDNGDNIKPKPEEKDPLLKSVPVKTVLDKVSFEKNVDKVQRPEKSVDRNYITARRAMTEFMLKSTDLEGLKTIKRRSPFDDEPPINVYWRKDVVAKASEVWGSQEGLVTQLIKREIERKKKQQTMFTIKAHRRNNRRQTLNKNDLKTQKSSGLFGDSGRVVLTAVFINGMNTIFKGLAWFYTGSHSMFSECIHSMADTINQVILAFGIYKSVQIADSYHPYGYSNMKYVASLISGVGIFCIGSGLSIYHGVTGLIHAEPLDSLFWAYFVLGGSFISEGATLAVAINNIKKCSKESNISFLQYVLRGHDPTVNVVLLEDCAAVLSIGVAAVCMSLTSYLNTPIPDAVGSLLVGGILGTVASFIIYTNTSAIVGRSISLTYLNKINAELESDVMIRAIHDVKGIDMGNSLIRYKAELDFDGRELAKQYLDRLDPEALMAEVKGIENADCAEAFLLKHSENIIDMIGGEIDRIEWQLRSKFPEIRHCDLEIL